TTGGCCAATTGGAAGCAGTCCACGGGTCGTACCAGCAATAGCGTCGTCAAATGCCTGCTTGGCCAAGTGGCAAGCCTGGTCAGGGGCGTTGAGGATTTCGTAGTAGAAAACTGAAAAGTTAAGGGCAAGACCCAGGCGGATAGGGTGGGTGGGAGGGAGCTCAGTCTGGGCAACCTCAGTAGCAGCCTTGTAGGCCTCGAGGGACTTGTCGGCAGAGTCCTTGCGACGGTCACCGATGGCGAACTCGGCAAGGTAACGGTGGTAGTCACCCTTCCTGCAAGACTGGTCAATAAAAGTATGTGACTGGATGCTACGAGTTTGCGCCTACATCTTGTGGTAGAAAACCTTGGACTCGCCAGACTTGGCAGAGGGAATAAGGTGCTGGTCGAGAACCTCGAGAATGTGANNNNNNNNNNNNNNNNNNNNNNNNNNNNNNNNNNNNNNNNNNNNNNNNNNNNNNNNNNNNNNNNNNNNNNNNNNNNNNNNNNNNNNNNNNNNNNNNNNNNNNNNNNNNNNNNNNNNNNNNNNNNNNNNNNNNNNNNNNNNNNNNNNNNNNNNNNNNNNNNNNNNNNNNNNNNNNNNNNNNNNNNNNNNNNNNNNNNNNNNNNNNNNNNNNNNNNNNNNNNNNNNNNNNNNNNNNNNNNNNNNNNNNNNNNNNNNNNNNNNNNNNNNNNNNNNNNNNNNNNNNNNNNNNNNNNNNNNNNNNNNNNNNNNNNNNNNNNNNNNNNNNNNNNNNNNNNNNNNNNNNNNNNNNNNNNNNNNNNNNNNNNNNNNNNNNNNNNNNNNNNNNNNNNNNNNNNNNNNNNNNNNNNNNNNNNNNNNNNNNNNNNNTTTGTGTCGTTGGCAGTACAGATAGGGCGGCTATCGCTTATATCGTGGTGGTGAAGACGCCCGGAGATCCCAAGGGGGGATGATAATGGGTGCGTGTTCGTTTCGGTTTGAGGAGGGGGGGGCAATGACGACAGAGGGGGTGGTGGAAGGGCACAACAAAcacaaacaacaacaagaagacgagATAGCCGCAACAGGATATGGCGAGGCTTCTTGTTCAAATGGTAGAAGGGTTGAGCAGGGCAGAAGCGTAGATACGTACCTTGAGTCGTGGAATTTATAGTAGTTTGAGGGTTTGTTTAAGGAAAAGCGAATAAACAAAATTCGGCTGAGAGGAGCTTCAGTTGAAGGAGTTGGCAGATGGCGAATGGGgccaagagaaagagaagagagatgaaaaaaagaagtGGTTTTGTTTTGCGGGAcgagttgagttgagagaGAGTTAGACGGGGGAGTTATTGTCAAGTTATTGGTTGGGGGTGACGAAAGCGCGAGAGATATCGAGGAAGGGGCACCTCTGGGCAGTGACTGCCAGTGCCAGCAGCCAGTCAGCCCCATATACGTACCTTGATTAGCCCCCCACCCAATTGTCACCCACCTGCCATGGTGATCCATTGAAGCTGGCTGGACCTTGGAACTTCAGTGGACACCCAACAATGGACAATCGCTCTTCTCATTCATGCTTAATCTCATTAGGTTGTCTTGTCACGATTGCAAGTTGCCAACCGAAAATGGGCCTCTATTGAGGCCTCGCATTGATGGGTGATGGGTCTTGGATCTAGGCATCCTTACTGCATTGTCTCCCTCGGTAATTCGCCTACCGAACTGTCACGCCTTACTTTTCAGCTTAGGTGGTCCCATAGAACTGTCCATCCCTTTCTTTTGAGTATCTCGACGTTGAGAACTATgttcatcttggccttgaaTCTCTGGCCGACAAAAGCCGTTAATAGCGGAAAGGCACGTCAACGGCTAAGAAACGGGCACGTTAAACAAGGCGACTTTacaaaaaaaagaaaatgaaATGAGGGGTCCATAGTGTCAAGtgtcatcatcgtcatcatgcGACCCGACCTGATTGCTCTTTTGCCTTGTCAGTCAGGCTGACGGTGTGCTAGGAACAGCCACATAAGTGCCGACACGAGACTTTGGTTGTGGGACAGGAACGGCAATCTCAATGCTGCTGGTCAGATTCATCATTCTCATATTGGATCACGAGTTAGATCTCGCTCTCAAGTTGGTTGACCGCTCTGCAGTGAATACACCTCGCCTCAGTCTTATAAAT
This genomic stretch from Fusarium oxysporum f. sp. lycopersici 4287 chromosome 5, whole genome shotgun sequence harbors:
- a CDS encoding tyrosine 3-monooxygenase/tryptophan 5-monooxygenase activation protein (At least one base has a quality score < 10) codes for the protein MDHHGSHCPEHLIPSAKSGESKVFYHKMKGDYHRYLAEFAIGDRRKDSADKSLEAYKAATEVAQTELPPTHPIRLGLALNFSVFYYEILNAPDQACHLAKQAFDDAIAELDTLSEESYKDSTLIMQLLRDNLTLWTSSEAETSAAGQAEAPKEDAPAAATEEPAAPAEEPKAE